A window of the Lactuca sativa cultivar Salinas chromosome 5, Lsat_Salinas_v11, whole genome shotgun sequence genome harbors these coding sequences:
- the LOC111897525 gene encoding pto-interacting protein 1 has product MANIGSSKAWGIGSIPHRVMANIGSSKRGHGVDSRLIKQPDGLPTSFVRDTWFKRIFAKFGRGSSDSSHNRNQSSRYDEENTMHDKSGKSRDHKGYKRNKEKSDEMPSSSTANSVNPSGSGYGTKVATPIAVPALQVDELKEITANFGSASLISEGTYGRTYYGVLKSGQAAAIKKLDSTKKADKNFVAQVSMISRLKHDNLVELLGYCVDGDWSVLAYEFASLGSLHDVLHGRKGVKGAQPGPVLSWSQRVKIVVGAARGLEYLHEKTQPPIIHRDMRSSNVLLFEDYVAKIADITLTSLTTSMEARVHSSRVLDTIGYHAPEYAMTGQMSSQSDVYSFGVVVLELLTGRKPVDHTLPRRQQNLVTWATPRLGEDNLEQLVDARLNGEYPPKEVARMAAVAALCLQYDAEVRPKMSIVVEALQGLWNAHA; this is encoded by the exons ATGGCCAACATTGGCTCTTCAAAAGCGTGGGGTATTGGTTCGATCCCACATAGAGTGATGGCCAACATTGGCTCTTCAAAGCGTGGG CATGGTGTTGATTCAAGATTGATTAAGCAACCAGATGGCCTTCCAACGAGTTTTGTTAGAGATACATGGTTTAAACGAATATTTGCAAAG TTTGGGCGTGGCTCATCTGATTCCTCCCATAACCGAAACCAGTCAAGTAGATATGATGAAGAAAACACAATGCATGACAAAAGCGGCAAAAGCAGAGATCATAAAGGGTACAAAAGAAATAAGGAAAAG TCGGATGAGATGCCGTCAAGCTCCACTGCAAATAGTGTAAATCCCTCCGGTTCAG GTTATGGCACCAAAGTGGCCACACCTATTGCTGTCCCTGCTCTTCAAGTGGACGAGTTAAAGGAAATTACTGCTAACTTTGGTTCAGCATCATTAATTAGTGAGGGAACGTATGGAAGAACATACTACGGTGTTCTTAAAAGTGGGCAGGCTGCAGCTATTAAAAAATTAGATTCTACAAAGAAAGCAGACAAAAACTTTGTAGCTCAGGTTTCTATGATATCACGGCTTAAACATGATAATCTTGTAGAGCTACTTGGATATTGTGTAGATGGGGATTGGAGTGTACTTGCTTATGAATTTGCTTCACTTGGATCTCTACATGATGTTCTTCATGGAAGGAAAGGTGTTAAAGGTGCACAACCAGGTCCAGTTCTATCATGGTCCCAAAGAGTTAAAATTGTTGTTGGGGCTGCAAGAGGACTTGAATACTTACATGAAAAGACACAACCTCCAATTATTCATCGTGATATGAGATCAAGTAATGTTCTGCTTTTTGAGGACTATGTGGCTAAGATTGCAGATATTACTTTAACAAGCCTAACCACAAGCATGGAAGCACGGGTTCATTCTAGCCGTGTTCTTGATACCATTGGCTATCATGCACCTGAATATGCCATGACTGGACAGATGAGTTCACAGAGCGATGTTTACAGCTTTGGAGTTGTTGTTCTTGAACTTTTGACTGGCCGAAAGCCTGTGGACCATACTTTGCCACGTCGTCAACAGAATTTAGTCACCTGGGCAACACCAAGACTCGGTGAAGATAATCTGGAGCAGTTGGTTGATGCAAGACTGAATGGAGAATACCCACCAAAGGAGGTTGCCAGGATGGCAGCAGTTGCGGCGTTGTGTTTGCAATATGATGCTGAGGTTAGGCCAAAGATGAGCATTGTTGTTGAAGCACTGCAGGGATTGTGGAATGCTCAtgcttaa